In Limosilactobacillus sp. WILCCON 0051, a single window of DNA contains:
- a CDS encoding YSIRK-type signal peptide-containing protein (The YSIRK form of extended signal peptide directs nascent proteins to the cross-wall site, while signal peptides lacking YSIRK direct proteins instead to the cell pole. A large fraction of YSIRK proteins are surface proteins anchored by sortase-mediated processing of a C-terminal LPXTG motif.) → MVGKNNNYVRESKSNEHFQRFALRKLSVGVVSVAVAAGFYLGSGTTAQAATTEPDASAKTEQVVQQDANSTASETASASNSSAAVSTSSATPVSAESASSMAVSDSPASASAASDNQASSANASESSSQSASSSVASDAAAIVSKDSQAASEANSQSAADTQTAQLPTSAANANESQAANILSAQVVQQAANQQAPAGFTVTDPTYPAGMYQDTDASHYTYWWAQSSDGEYNLVLSTDRNGDGKVYVFLLGRNNNVLDQYTVDKNKSTEVATDDEGDFGTVYNDGQSGVFVSSDGTWKSKFNVFDPNAGEDNGNYGSISFMIPQVETQTTTYVDSKDKTISDSIVQKGLDGQIYTTQGGKVLGGYFAKEPSNANGYMSPFGKQGATYTKNWHDGLKATFTETDTKTGLMHVVVKYHYFLGGWQTVKEFDLAPGQSKKVDYDFYKSVTIHSIYIPQTINIQYVYEKLGNLIIDSDSKAFPAEDKTTTQYPNDENDSTKAGNVTILKVPGFTPTINGKTVTNYTFNPADYVSDLSKDINVVYVADTQEAAINFYDETDQKQLDDQTIHLTGKTGEKVDRTQADKTLTELEKQGYVLDKENTKLGFPTDVAYDNDDAVPQEFTIYLKHDTQDVSDTDKEAKTTATRTINVTTPDGKTNSVKQEVNYKRTATKDLVNGHITYGQWQADGASAWEEYTPTPQKGYTTLIDGAAGTKVVQKTPAFKDDKPVNETVNVTYQADAQEAAINFYDETDHKLLDKQTVHLTGKTGEKVDRTQADKTLAELEKQGYVLDEDNTKLGFPADVAYDNDDAKPQEFTIYLEHGTTHTSATDEKANQKTVTETIHYVYKDGIKAGSTAAEDHTDSVTFKRGYTTDNVTHKIVSYDPWTVDGKQADNKTFDAVKSPAIAGYTADVAQVDATTVTPDSENIVKTVNYTADSQEAAINFYDETGRKLLDNQTIHLTGKTGEKVDRTKADQTLAELKNQGYVLDEEKTKLSFPANAVYDNDDAKPQEFTIYLEHGTTHTDATDKNAEQKIVTETIHYVYENNQTAKPDYTSAVDFKRGYTTDNVTGKVVSYDPWTVSSKKFGVVKSPAIEGYTPNHSQIDEITVTPDSKDVVKTVVYVGNAQEAQAIFYDETAGKEIDNTREIATGKTDETISFAKDPNEVVKELEAKGYVFDKDNANNNVFVAGTAYDKNSEVHQYFKYYLKHGHAAVTPDQDSQNGQTTVTQTIKYEYADGTATGLADNVQTLTFKRTGDKDLVTRKVTWPDWSTVAGQQTSAVTSPDLKGYTADTSEIPAVTYHAGDSDVTYVVKYSADAQRAVIEYIDGETGKDLQEPDTVDGHTNETIPYSTAATIKKYEDQGYELFKDNFPAGEKFDNDDANDQNYTVVFKHHRENVDPNHSSADGTKGTKTLTETVHYKYANGTTAAEDQTAQVTFTRNGVLDDVTGIVAWGKWNEASQSYKALTSPTIAGYTPSETVVKRSSNSDAEQGPTLTVIYTADAQKVHVQYIDGETDQLLRQDDLDGYTDETIPYSTAATIKKYEDQGYELFKDNFPAGEKFDNDDANDQNYTVVFKHHRENVDPNHSSADGTKGTKTLTETVHYKYADGTTAAEDQTAQVTFTRNGVLDDVTGIVAWGKWNEASQSYKALTSPTIAGYTPSETVVKRSSNSDAEQGPTLTVVYTADAQKVHVQYIDDTTGKTLRQDDLHGYTDETIPYSTAEGIKKFEGDGYVLVSDGFKPGTKFGVGTPTYEVHFKHGTTHTSATDENADQKTVTETIHYVDENNQTVQPDYTAAVTFKRGYTTDNVTGKVVSYDPWTLDGKQADSKTFAAVTSPVVEGYTPNHQQINEFTVTPDSKDIVKTVVYVGDPQEAQAIFYDETTGKEISNTREFATGKTDETISFTKDPNEVVKELEKQGYVFDKDNANNNVFVAGTTYDKNSEVHQYFKYYFTHATTIVTPDNPKTPADVLPDNPGKNYPSGVAKDDLNKTITRTINITTPDGKTQTITQKAEFTRSATVDEVTGEVTYGPWSKNVVLESVDVPNIPGYVPSASVPEITVTPNDQDTTINITYKKLDSGKAADQGGNASNGGSTTGQAAQNGQSGQTQNNAGAQQLPQTGNANNEKGALGLAGAMFAAGLGLGFGSKKKRHEN, encoded by the coding sequence ATGGTTGGGAAAAATAATAATTATGTAAGGGAAAGCAAATCTAATGAGCATTTTCAACGGTTCGCACTGCGTAAACTGAGCGTTGGAGTCGTTTCAGTAGCGGTTGCGGCTGGTTTTTATTTAGGCAGCGGCACAACGGCACAAGCTGCAACCACTGAACCAGATGCATCTGCTAAAACTGAACAAGTTGTGCAACAGGACGCCAATTCAACCGCCAGCGAAACAGCTTCAGCATCTAATAGCAGTGCAGCCGTGTCTACAAGCAGTGCTACACCGGTAAGCGCCGAGTCTGCTTCTAGCATGGCAGTTTCTGATTCACCAGCATCGGCCAGCGCTGCTTCAGACAATCAAGCTTCATCTGCCAATGCCAGTGAAAGCAGCAGTCAGTCGGCATCCAGCTCAGTTGCCAGCGATGCAGCAGCTATTGTAAGCAAAGATTCGCAGGCAGCTAGTGAAGCCAACAGTCAAAGCGCTGCTGATACGCAAACGGCGCAGTTGCCAACGTCAGCCGCTAATGCCAACGAAAGCCAAGCAGCCAATATTTTGAGTGCTCAAGTCGTTCAACAAGCTGCCAATCAGCAGGCCCCAGCCGGATTTACGGTTACTGATCCAACTTATCCAGCCGGGATGTATCAGGACACAGATGCCAGTCACTATACCTACTGGTGGGCACAAAGCTCGGATGGTGAGTATAACCTGGTTCTTTCAACTGATCGAAATGGCGATGGCAAGGTTTATGTCTTCTTGTTGGGCCGCAATAACAATGTTTTAGATCAGTACACAGTTGATAAAAATAAATCAACAGAAGTAGCTACTGATGACGAGGGAGACTTTGGCACAGTTTACAATGATGGTCAGTCAGGGGTGTTTGTTTCCTCTGATGGTACTTGGAAGTCAAAGTTCAACGTTTTTGATCCTAATGCAGGCGAGGATAATGGAAACTATGGCAGCATTAGTTTCATGATTCCGCAAGTCGAAACACAGACGACGACTTATGTTGATAGCAAGGACAAGACGATCAGCGACTCAATCGTTCAAAAAGGGTTGGATGGTCAAATCTATACGACACAGGGCGGTAAGGTACTCGGGGGCTATTTTGCCAAAGAGCCATCAAATGCCAATGGCTACATGTCGCCATTTGGCAAGCAAGGTGCAACCTACACTAAAAATTGGCATGATGGGCTTAAAGCCACTTTTACCGAAACTGATACCAAGACTGGCTTGATGCATGTTGTTGTGAAATACCATTATTTTTTGGGTGGTTGGCAAACAGTAAAAGAGTTTGATCTTGCTCCAGGTCAATCAAAGAAAGTTGACTATGATTTCTATAAATCAGTTACTATTCACAGCATCTACATTCCGCAAACGATCAACATTCAGTATGTCTATGAAAAACTTGGCAATCTGATTATTGATTCTGATTCCAAGGCCTTTCCAGCTGAGGACAAGACGACCACGCAGTATCCAAACGATGAAAACGACTCAACCAAGGCGGGCAACGTCACAATTCTAAAAGTGCCCGGCTTTACGCCAACGATCAATGGCAAGACGGTTACGAACTACACGTTTAACCCTGCAGATTACGTCAGCGACCTGAGTAAGGACATTAATGTTGTTTATGTAGCTGACACGCAAGAAGCTGCCATCAACTTCTATGACGAGACAGACCAAAAGCAACTGGATGACCAAACGATTCATCTGACTGGCAAGACTGGTGAAAAGGTTGATCGGACGCAAGCGGACAAGACGTTGACTGAACTTGAAAAGCAGGGTTACGTTCTGGATAAGGAAAACACTAAGCTGGGCTTCCCAACCGATGTAGCATATGACAATGATGATGCTGTACCACAAGAGTTTACGATCTACTTGAAGCATGACACCCAGGATGTTTCTGATACTGATAAAGAGGCTAAGACGACGGCAACCCGGACCATCAACGTTACAACGCCAGATGGCAAGACTAATTCTGTAAAGCAGGAAGTCAACTACAAGCGGACTGCCACGAAAGACCTGGTTAACGGGCATATTACTTACGGTCAATGGCAAGCAGATGGTGCCTCAGCTTGGGAAGAATATACGCCAACACCTCAAAAAGGCTACACGACGCTGATTGACGGTGCAGCAGGTACTAAGGTTGTTCAAAAGACGCCAGCATTTAAGGACGACAAGCCGGTTAATGAAACGGTTAACGTTACGTACCAGGCTGATGCTCAAGAAGCTGCCATCAACTTCTATGACGAGACAGACCACAAGTTGCTGGATAAGCAAACGGTTCATCTGACTGGCAAGACTGGTGAAAAGGTTGATCGGACGCAAGCGGACAAGACGCTGGCTGAACTTGAAAAGCAAGGCTACGTTCTGGATGAAGATAACACTAAACTGGGATTCCCAGCCGATGTGGCATACGACAATGATGATGCTAAGCCACAAGAGTTTACGATCTACTTGGAGCATGGCACGACGCACACAAGCGCAACTGATGAAAAAGCCAATCAAAAGACGGTTACGGAAACGATTCATTATGTTTACAAAGATGGTATCAAAGCTGGCAGCACGGCAGCTGAAGATCATACTGATTCAGTAACCTTCAAACGCGGCTACACGACTGACAACGTTACGCATAAGATTGTTTCCTATGATCCTTGGACGGTTGATGGTAAGCAGGCTGATAACAAGACGTTTGATGCTGTTAAGAGTCCGGCAATTGCTGGCTACACGGCTGACGTGGCCCAAGTAGATGCCACAACGGTAACGCCAGATTCTGAAAACATCGTAAAGACGGTTAACTACACGGCTGATTCTCAAGAAGCCGCCATCAACTTCTATGATGAGACAGGCCGCAAGCTGTTGGATAACCAAACGATTCATCTGACTGGCAAGACTGGTGAAAAGGTTGATCGAACGAAAGCAGACCAGACGCTGGCTGAACTGAAAAATCAGGGTTACGTTCTGGATGAAGAAAAAACTAAGCTGAGTTTCCCAGCTAATGCAGTGTATGACAATGATGACGCTAAGCCGCAAGAGTTTACGATCTACTTGGAGCATGGCACGACGCACACCGATGCAACTGATAAGAATGCTGAACAAAAGATTGTTACGGAAACAATTCACTATGTTTACGAAAACAATCAAACCGCTAAGCCAGATTACACGTCAGCAGTTGACTTTAAGCGTGGCTACACGACCGATAACGTCACTGGTAAGGTTGTTTCCTACGATCCATGGACGGTATCCAGCAAGAAGTTCGGTGTTGTAAAGAGTCCTGCAATTGAAGGCTACACGCCAAACCATTCGCAGATTGATGAAATCACTGTTACGCCAGATTCAAAAGATGTCGTCAAGACGGTGGTTTATGTTGGAAATGCCCAAGAAGCCCAAGCTATCTTCTATGATGAGACGGCGGGTAAGGAAATTGACAACACGCGTGAAATTGCAACTGGCAAGACTGATGAAACGATCAGCTTTGCCAAGGATCCAAATGAAGTCGTCAAGGAACTGGAAGCTAAGGGCTATGTCTTTGACAAGGACAACGCCAACAACAATGTCTTTGTCGCTGGAACGGCCTACGACAAGAATTCTGAAGTTCACCAATACTTCAAGTACTACCTGAAGCACGGCCATGCAGCAGTAACGCCAGACCAAGATTCACAAAATGGTCAAACGACGGTTACGCAGACAATCAAGTACGAATACGCTGATGGTACGGCAACGGGATTAGCAGACAATGTTCAAACCTTGACGTTCAAGCGTACAGGTGACAAGGATCTCGTTACTAGGAAAGTAACCTGGCCAGACTGGTCAACGGTTGCCGGTCAACAAACCAGTGCCGTAACCAGTCCAGATCTTAAGGGCTATACTGCTGATACCAGCGAGATTCCAGCCGTTACCTACCATGCCGGCGACAGTGATGTTACCTATGTCGTTAAGTACAGTGCCGATGCCCAACGTGCCGTAATCGAGTACATTGATGGCGAGACTGGTAAAGACTTGCAGGAACCGGACACAGTTGATGGTCACACTAATGAAACGATTCCTTACAGCACGGCTGCCACGATCAAGAAGTACGAAGATCAAGGCTATGAACTGTTCAAGGACAACTTCCCGGCTGGTGAGAAGTTCGACAACGATGATGCCAACGATCAAAACTACACGGTAGTCTTCAAGCACCATCGTGAAAACGTTGATCCAAACCACTCCTCGGCTGACGGTACGAAGGGTACGAAGACGCTGACGGAAACGGTTCACTACAAGTACGCTAATGGCACCACGGCGGCTGAAGATCAGACGGCTCAAGTAACGTTTACGCGGAACGGTGTCCTGGACGACGTTACTGGCATCGTCGCTTGGGGCAAGTGGAACGAAGCCAGCCAAAGCTACAAGGCCTTGACTTCGCCAACGATTGCCGGTTACACGCCAAGCGAAACGGTAGTAAAGCGCAGTTCCAACAGCGATGCCGAACAGGGTCCAACGCTCACGGTCATCTACACGGCGGACGCGCAAAAGGTTCACGTTCAATACATTGATGGCGAAACCGACCAGCTGCTGCGTCAGGATGACTTGGACGGCTACACGGATGAAACGATTCCTTACAGCACGGCTGCCACGATCAAGAAGTACGAAGATCAAGGCTATGAACTGTTCAAGGACAACTTCCCGGCTGGTGAGAAGTTCGACAACGATGATGCCAACGATCAAAACTACACGGTAGTCTTCAAGCACCATCGTGAAAACGTTGATCCAAACCACTCCTCGGCTGACGGTACGAAGGGTACGAAGACGCTGACGGAAACGGTTCACTACAAGTACGCAGATGGCACCACGGCGGCTGAAGATCAGACGGCTCAGGTAACGTTTACGCGGAACGGTGTCCTGGACGACGTTACTGGCATTGTAGCCTGGGGCAAGTGGAACGAAGCCAGCCAAAGCTACAAGGCTCTGACTTCACCAACGATTGCCGGCTACACGCCAAGCGAAACGGTAGTAAAGCGCAGTTCCAACAGCGATGCCGAACAGGGTCCAACGCTCACGGTTGTCTACACGGCGGACGCGCAAAAGGTTCACGTTCAATACATTGATGACACGACCGGCAAGACGCTGCGTCAAGACGATCTGCACGGCTACACGGATGAAACGATTCCTTACAGCACGGCTGAAGGCATCAAGAAGTTCGAAGGCGACGGCTACGTTCTGGTATCGGACGGCTTCAAGCCAGGTACTAAGTTTGGTGTCGGCACGCCAACCTATGAAGTTCACTTCAAGCATGGCACGACGCACACGAGCGCAACCGACGAAAATGCGGATCAAAAGACGGTTACGGAAACGATTCACTACGTTGACGAAAACAACCAGACTGTTCAGCCAGACTACACGGCAGCAGTAACCTTCAAGCGTGGCTACACGACCGATAACGTTACCGGCAAGGTTGTTTCCTACGATCCATGGACGCTTGACGGCAAGCAGGCTGACAGCAAGACGTTTGCAGCTGTAACTAGTCCAGTGGTTGAAGGCTACACGCCAAACCATCAGCAAATTAACGAATTCACCGTTACGCCAGATTCAAAAGACATTGTCAAGACGGTCGTTTATGTTGGGGATCCTCAAGAAGCTCAAGCCATCTTCTATGATGAAACAACGGGCAAGGAAATCAGCAACACGCGTGAATTCGCAACTGGCAAGACTGATGAAACGATCAGCTTTACCAAGGATCCAAATGAAGTCGTCAAGGAACTCGAAAAGCAGGGTTACGTCTTTGACAAGGACAATGCTAACAATAATGTCTTTGTCGCTGGTACGACCTACGATAAGAATTCTGAAGTTCATCAATACTTCAAGTACTACTTCACGCATGCTACGACAATCGTTACGCCAGACAATCCAAAGACGCCAGCTGATGTATTGCCAGACAACCCTGGTAAGAATTACCCAAGCGGCGTTGCCAAGGATGATCTGAACAAGACGATTACGCGGACGATCAACATCACGACGCCAGATGGCAAGACGCAAACGATCACGCAGAAGGCTGAATTTACGCGGAGTGCTACGGTTGATGAGGTTACCGGTGAAGTAACGTATGGGCCATGGTCAAAGAATGTCGTTTTGGAAAGCGTTGACGTACCAAACATTCCTGGATACGTGCCATCTGCATCAGTTCCAGAAATTACGGTCACGCCAAATGACCAAGACACGACGATCAACATCACCTACAAGAAGCTTGATTCCGGCAAGGCAGCAGACCAAGGCGGCAATGCTTCTAATGGTGGTTCAACGACTGGTCAAGCTGCTCAAAACGGTCAGTCAGGTCAAACCCAAAACAACGCTGGTGCTCAACAGCTGCCACAGACTGGTAACGCCAACAACGAAAAGGGCGCACTGGGCTTAGCAGGAGCAATGTTTGCAGCCGGTCTTGGCCTGGGCTTTGGCTCTAAGAAGAAGCGTCACGAAAACTAG